The Marivivens sp. LCG002 genome contains a region encoding:
- the ilvN gene encoding acetolactate synthase small subunit codes for MSALRIKKGSSSHSAYDLRSNFGDEIERHTLAVTVVNEPGVLARVIGLFSGRGYNIESLTVAEIDHEGHRSRITIVTSGTPQVIAQIKAQLGRIVPVLEVHDLTAEGPSVERELGLLKVAGAGEKRVEALRLADIFRANVVDSTLESFVFEITGTPEKIDAFADLMRPLGLVEIARTGVAALARGAK; via the coding sequence ATGTCTGCACTCCGCATCAAAAAAGGCTCGTCGAGCCACTCGGCCTATGACCTACGCTCCAATTTCGGCGACGAGATCGAGCGTCACACGCTGGCCGTCACCGTCGTCAACGAACCTGGTGTTCTGGCGCGTGTGATCGGGCTTTTCTCGGGTCGCGGCTATAACATCGAGAGCCTTACCGTTGCCGAGATCGACCACGAAGGGCATCGTTCGCGGATCACCATCGTGACCTCGGGAACACCGCAGGTCATCGCCCAGATCAAGGCCCAGCTTGGCCGTATCGTGCCCGTGCTCGAGGTCCACGACCTCACCGCCGAAGGCCCGAGCGTCGAGCGCGAGCTTGGCCTTCTCAAAGTGGCGGGCGCAGGTGAAAAGCGGGTCGAGGCATTGCGTCTGGCCGATATTTTCCGCGCCAATGTGGTAGATTCGACGCTGGAAAGCTTTGTGTTCGAGATCACCGGCACGCCCGAGAAGATCGACGCATTTGCCGATCTGATGCGTCCGCTCGGGCTTGTCGAGATTGCCCGCACGGGCGTTGCGGCCTTGGCGCGCGGCGCGAAATAA
- a CDS encoding aldo/keto reductase → MASVKWGIIGPGRIAWNFAKGLSESEHGTLFAIASRSPERGAAFAAEFGVAADKVYSNYQAIFDDPEVDAIHIATPHPFHAEQALMAIRAGKHVSVEKPAGLNAAEVAALTEAAAQEGVFFMEAYMYLHHPQIARAVEILKSGELGAVQHVRALFGFAAGFDPQSRLYDPSMAGGGILDVGGYAVSAARLFAGVAEGRWLDPVSLKGSGVIGQSGIDEVAYGLAKFGNGVTAEIASAVARNMPQVIEVTSEKGMLRLENPWIPGRQQGPADTRIEITGEVARIEEIAAPKMLFAYEAEAASVAILSGQLGCSYPAMTPEASLGNAHVLDTWRRELGYKVVGETPATIRRLSGVLPKGLTPMKTLKVDGVQNPVSQLILGCDNRDTIAEGAVVWDAWLEAGGNTFDTGFVYGGGLHEAILGEWITARGVADQINVIVKGAHTPYCVPDAIGAQLDISLTRLQTNRAAIYIMHRDNPEVPVGEFVEAIARERDKGRIGIWGGSNWTVERFDEAVAYAKAKGLEPPRILNNNLSLAVMEKPVWAGCVTSNTPKTLEWLRRTGTMHMSWSSQARGFFLDAALRGRLPEDTAPDTCYGSAANDERRKRAGELAAKYGVSRHNIAAAWVLGQSFPSFALIGPRSAGEIVSTLPAFEVTLTPEELAWLNLED, encoded by the coding sequence ATGGCGAGCGTCAAATGGGGTATTATCGGTCCGGGACGGATCGCTTGGAATTTCGCCAAGGGGCTGTCGGAAAGTGAGCACGGCACACTGTTTGCCATTGCGAGCCGTTCACCCGAACGGGGCGCTGCCTTTGCTGCCGAATTCGGTGTCGCGGCGGACAAGGTCTATTCGAACTATCAAGCGATATTCGACGATCCCGAGGTGGATGCGATCCATATCGCGACGCCGCATCCGTTCCATGCCGAACAAGCGTTGATGGCGATCCGTGCGGGCAAACATGTCTCTGTCGAGAAGCCTGCGGGGCTTAATGCGGCCGAGGTCGCTGCCTTGACCGAGGCTGCGGCGCAGGAGGGGGTCTTTTTCATGGAGGCCTATATGTATCTCCACCATCCGCAAATCGCGCGGGCGGTCGAGATCCTCAAGAGCGGCGAGCTTGGCGCCGTGCAGCATGTGCGGGCGCTCTTCGGGTTCGCGGCGGGTTTTGATCCCCAAAGCCGTCTCTACGATCCCTCAATGGCGGGCGGTGGAATTCTTGACGTGGGCGGTTATGCTGTTTCGGCGGCGCGGCTCTTTGCGGGCGTTGCCGAGGGTCGATGGCTTGATCCCGTCTCCTTGAAAGGGAGCGGCGTCATCGGGCAAAGCGGCATCGATGAAGTGGCCTATGGTCTTGCCAAATTCGGGAATGGTGTCACGGCCGAGATCGCCTCTGCCGTTGCCCGCAATATGCCCCAAGTCATTGAAGTAACAAGTGAAAAAGGCATGCTGCGGCTTGAAAACCCGTGGATTCCGGGACGGCAGCAAGGCCCGGCCGACACGCGGATCGAAATCACGGGCGAGGTCGCGCGTATCGAAGAGATCGCCGCGCCCAAGATGCTCTTTGCCTACGAGGCCGAAGCGGCGAGTGTCGCCATTCTCAGCGGTCAACTGGGCTGTTCTTACCCTGCAATGACGCCCGAAGCCTCGCTCGGCAATGCGCATGTGCTTGATACATGGCGGCGCGAACTCGGCTATAAGGTGGTCGGCGAAACACCTGCTACGATCCGCAGGCTCTCGGGTGTTCTGCCCAAGGGTCTGACCCCGATGAAAACGCTCAAGGTCGATGGGGTGCAGAACCCCGTTTCGCAATTGATCCTCGGTTGCGATAATCGCGATACCATCGCCGAAGGCGCTGTAGTCTGGGACGCTTGGCTCGAAGCGGGAGGCAACACATTCGACACCGGATTTGTCTATGGTGGCGGTCTTCACGAAGCGATTTTGGGCGAATGGATCACTGCGCGCGGCGTGGCCGATCAGATCAACGTGATCGTCAAGGGGGCGCATACGCCTTATTGCGTGCCCGACGCCATTGGAGCGCAGCTCGACATTTCCCTGACCCGACTTCAAACGAACCGTGCCGCGATCTACATCATGCACCGCGACAACCCCGAGGTTCCCGTCGGCGAGTTTGTCGAGGCCATCGCCCGTGAACGCGACAAGGGGCGGATCGGTATCTGGGGCGGGTCGAACTGGACGGTCGAGCGTTTTGACGAAGCGGTTGCCTATGCCAAGGCCAAGGGGCTCGAGCCGCCGCGTATTCTCAACAACAACCTTTCGCTTGCAGTGATGGAGAAACCCGTCTGGGCGGGCTGTGTGACCTCGAACACGCCCAAAACGCTTGAATGGCTGCGCCGCACGGGCACCATGCACATGAGCTGGTCCTCTCAGGCACGGGGCTTTTTCCTTGATGCCGCGCTTCGTGGACGCTTGCCCGAGGATACCGCACCCGACACGTGCTATGGCTCGGCCGCCAATGACGAGCGCCGCAAACGGGCAGGGGAGCTTGCCGCCAAATACGGCGTGTCGCGTCACAATATCGCGGCGGCGTGGGTGCTGGGTCAGTCGTTTCCGTCCTTTGCCCTTATCGGGCCGAGAAGCGCGGGCGAGATCGTCTCGACCTTGCCCGCTTTCGAGGTGACGCTGACGCCTGAAGAGCTTGCTTGGCTCAATCTCGAAGACTGA
- a CDS encoding LacI family DNA-binding transcriptional regulator codes for MKKTGATLKQIANRTGVSVSLVSRVLNFDGSLSVGDETRQKIIETAEALNYEPPRRRKKLLLEADQRKIALIHFLRPEQELSDPYYVALRIGIESRCVALGLEQIKIYSGAPMPDPDMLERVAGCIIIGRHTEAEIDEIRQKSKHIVIADHMPLEDDIDAVLCNLKAATHKLLKSIDGLGYQRIGFIGWQDRNRGNAPPSPEARFIAYRNWMESRDRFDPTLTALGANTEQSGHDLTLELLEAPGRPDVIVTANDNMAVGAYRAILESGLKIPEDIAIASFNDISAARFLNPPLTTVRLPAERIGENAVDLLIERLSGRKLAKQINLESKIVWRESCRKPPQA; via the coding sequence GTGAAGAAAACAGGCGCTACGTTGAAGCAGATCGCCAATCGAACGGGCGTGTCTGTTTCGCTTGTTTCGCGCGTGCTGAACTTTGACGGGAGCCTGTCTGTCGGCGACGAAACCCGCCAAAAGATCATCGAAACGGCCGAGGCTCTGAACTACGAACCGCCGCGCCGTCGCAAGAAACTCTTGCTTGAGGCTGACCAGCGCAAGATCGCCTTGATCCATTTCCTCCGCCCCGAACAAGAATTGAGCGACCCCTATTATGTGGCGCTCAGGATCGGGATCGAAAGCCGCTGCGTGGCGCTCGGGCTTGAACAGATCAAGATTTACTCGGGCGCGCCGATGCCTGACCCCGATATGCTTGAACGTGTCGCGGGCTGCATCATTATCGGGCGCCACACCGAGGCCGAGATCGACGAAATCCGTCAAAAGTCCAAACATATCGTCATCGCGGACCATATGCCGCTCGAGGACGACATCGACGCGGTGCTTTGCAATCTCAAAGCTGCGACGCATAAACTATTGAAATCCATAGATGGTCTTGGATACCAGAGGATCGGCTTCATTGGTTGGCAGGACCGCAATCGCGGCAATGCGCCCCCGTCACCCGAGGCGCGCTTTATCGCTTACCGCAACTGGATGGAGAGCCGGGATCGCTTTGACCCGACGCTGACCGCGCTTGGTGCCAATACCGAACAAAGCGGGCATGACCTCACGCTTGAACTCCTTGAGGCACCTGGCCGTCCCGATGTGATCGTCACCGCAAACGACAATATGGCGGTCGGAGCCTATCGTGCGATTCTGGAATCGGGACTCAAGATCCCCGAGGATATCGCAATCGCGAGCTTCAACGACATCTCGGCCGCCCGCTTTTTGAACCCTCCCTTGACCACCGTCCGCCTCCCCGCCGAGCGGATCGGAGAGAACGCTGTCGATCTTTTGATCGAGCGGCTCTCAGGACGCAAATTAGCCAAGCAAATCAACCTTGAGAGCAAGATCGTCTGGCGCGAGAGCTGCCGCAAACCGCCCCAAGCGTAG
- a CDS encoding extracellular solute-binding protein yields the protein MTNTALLKRATTLGLGASLLAMTSAFAGDLNVWAWDPNFNGAAINKAAEIYKADHPEFNLTFNAFSREEVEQKLQTQLASGTIDGLPDIVLIEDYSAQKFLLSFPGAFEPLTDAFDYSQFADYKVALATVGSETYSVPFDSGVTGWFYRSDILGEAGYSAADLENITWDRFIEIAKDVAAKTGKPMLSLDINDPGMFVILLQSTGHWFFDENGELDIVGNEAFKAALADYTEILQAKEIYKPVSGWAEYTGAFTGGDVAAALTGVWITGTIKAADMPGQWAVAPIPRVDGVEGATNASNLGGSSWYLLSSSQNKDEAKAFFNDVWASNIDFYQDILVGQGAVGSLLASREGAAYQSTDDYFGGQAVWQDFSNWLGQIPGVDYGIFTYEVRSAIATQLPALADGADLDEAIEKIEAEARVLTQ from the coding sequence ATGACGAACACCGCTCTTTTGAAGCGGGCGACCACGCTTGGCCTCGGCGCAAGTTTGCTCGCTATGACTTCGGCTTTCGCCGGCGATTTGAACGTTTGGGCATGGGACCCGAATTTCAACGGCGCTGCGATAAACAAAGCCGCCGAAATCTACAAAGCCGACCACCCCGAATTCAATCTCACCTTCAACGCCTTCTCGCGTGAAGAAGTGGAGCAAAAGCTCCAGACACAGCTCGCCTCGGGCACGATCGACGGGCTTCCCGACATCGTCCTGATCGAAGATTACTCTGCGCAGAAATTCCTTTTGTCCTTCCCCGGCGCGTTCGAACCGCTGACGGATGCTTTCGACTATTCGCAGTTCGCCGATTACAAAGTCGCCCTCGCCACCGTCGGATCGGAAACCTACTCGGTGCCTTTCGACTCGGGCGTGACGGGCTGGTTCTATCGCTCTGATATCCTTGGCGAAGCAGGCTACAGCGCGGCTGACCTCGAGAACATCACGTGGGACCGCTTCATCGAGATCGCCAAGGACGTCGCCGCCAAGACCGGCAAGCCGATGCTGTCGCTCGACATCAACGATCCGGGCATGTTCGTGATCCTGCTCCAATCGACGGGCCATTGGTTCTTTGACGAAAACGGCGAGCTGGACATCGTCGGCAACGAAGCCTTCAAGGCGGCACTGGCCGACTATACCGAAATCCTTCAGGCCAAGGAAATCTACAAACCCGTTTCGGGCTGGGCGGAATACACCGGTGCCTTTACGGGCGGTGATGTGGCCGCTGCGCTGACGGGCGTCTGGATCACAGGCACCATCAAGGCCGCCGATATGCCGGGTCAATGGGCCGTTGCGCCGATCCCGCGTGTGGACGGCGTCGAGGGCGCAACCAACGCGTCGAACCTTGGGGGGTCGAGCTGGTATCTGCTTTCGTCCTCGCAGAACAAAGACGAAGCCAAGGCCTTCTTCAATGACGTCTGGGCGTCGAATATCGACTTCTATCAGGACATCCTTGTCGGCCAAGGCGCTGTCGGCTCGCTCCTCGCCTCGCGCGAAGGTGCCGCCTATCAGTCGACCGACGACTATTTCGGCGGTCAGGCCGTCTGGCAGGACTTCTCGAACTGGCTCGGCCAGATTCCGGGCGTCGATTACGGCATCTTCACCTATGAAGTCCGCTCGGCGATCGCGACCCAGCTTCCCGCTCTTGCAGATGGCGCCGATCTTGATGAAGCCATCGAAAAGATCGAAGCCGAAGCCCGCGTTCTGACGCAATAA
- a CDS encoding sugar ABC transporter permease → MAQTRLGRNENISGWAFIAPAMVLLGIFMIWPILWSLWMSFQTGRGMNMSFGGLSNIIRLTEDPIFLKALGNTLTFLAIQVPIMIMMALVFAVMLNSPRLRFRGLFRTAIFLPAVTSLVAYSILFKSLFSTDGFVNASLIALGLSDRGVNWMGDPFYAKIVIITAITWRWTGYNMIFYLAALQNIDKSIYEAARIDGIPAHAQFFKITVPMLKPVILFTTIMSTIGTLQLFDEVQNITLGGPANATLTLSQYIYNLTFRFMPSFGYAATVSYVIVVLVAILSFVQFYVARDRK, encoded by the coding sequence GTGGCGCAAACTCGCTTGGGGCGGAACGAGAATATCAGCGGTTGGGCCTTTATCGCGCCTGCCATGGTATTGCTCGGCATTTTCATGATCTGGCCGATCTTGTGGTCGCTCTGGATGTCGTTCCAGACAGGCCGCGGGATGAACATGTCCTTCGGCGGCCTGAGCAACATCATCCGCCTGACCGAAGACCCGATCTTTCTAAAGGCCTTGGGCAACACGCTTACTTTCCTTGCGATCCAAGTGCCTATCATGATCATGATGGCGCTCGTCTTTGCGGTGATGCTGAACTCGCCGCGCCTGCGCTTTCGCGGGCTTTTCCGCACCGCAATCTTCTTGCCTGCCGTCACCTCTCTCGTTGCCTATTCGATCCTGTTCAAATCGCTCTTTTCGACCGACGGATTCGTAAACGCGTCGCTCATTGCCTTGGGACTTTCGGACCGAGGGGTGAATTGGATGGGCGATCCTTTCTATGCCAAGATCGTGATCATCACCGCGATCACATGGCGCTGGACCGGCTATAACATGATCTTCTACCTTGCCGCGCTCCAGAACATCGACAAATCCATTTATGAAGCCGCCCGCATCGACGGCATCCCTGCCCATGCGCAGTTCTTCAAGATCACCGTTCCGATGCTCAAGCCCGTGATCCTCTTTACCACGATCATGTCGACCATCGGCACGCTTCAACTCTTTGACGAGGTCCAGAACATCACGCTCGGCGGGCCTGCAAATGCGACGCTCACGCTTTCGCAGTATATCTACAACCTGACCTTCCGCTTCATGCCGTCCTTTGGCTATGCGGCGACGGTCTCTTATGTGATCGTGGTCCTTGTTGCGATCCTGTCCTTTGTCCAGTTCTATGTCGCGAGGGACCGCAAATGA
- a CDS encoding carbohydrate ABC transporter permease, translated as MTNRSLLSFFQYGVLSVAAFLSVFPFFWMVVGATNTSADIIKGKATFGSNLWTNIVNLNAQVDLPRVLFNSFYIAIISTLLTLVVASAAGYGFEIFRSKARERLFGGLLLMLSIPFAALMVPLFIMFANAGLINTYSAIIAPSVANIFVIFYFRQATKAFPHELRDAAKIDGLKEWQIFARVYFPVMRSTYAAATIIVFMLNWNNYLWPLIVLQTNEMKTMVLTISSLASAYTPDFGVVMVATILTTLPTLIIFFLLQRLFVQGMLGSVK; from the coding sequence ATGACCAACCGCTCGCTCCTGTCCTTTTTCCAATACGGCGTTTTGTCGGTCGCGGCGTTCCTGTCGGTCTTTCCCTTCTTCTGGATGGTGGTCGGTGCCACAAACACCAGCGCCGACATCATCAAGGGCAAGGCGACCTTCGGCTCCAACCTTTGGACGAACATCGTCAATCTCAATGCCCAAGTAGACCTGCCCCGCGTTCTGTTCAATTCGTTCTACATCGCGATCATCAGCACGCTCCTGACGCTCGTCGTCGCTTCGGCCGCAGGCTACGGGTTCGAGATTTTCCGCTCCAAAGCGCGCGAGAGGCTCTTTGGCGGGCTTCTTTTGATGCTCTCGATCCCCTTTGCCGCGCTCATGGTGCCGCTTTTCATCATGTTCGCCAATGCGGGGCTGATTAACACCTATTCCGCGATCATCGCGCCGTCCGTGGCGAATATCTTTGTGATTTTCTACTTCCGTCAGGCGACCAAAGCTTTCCCGCACGAGCTTCGCGATGCGGCCAAGATCGACGGTCTCAAGGAATGGCAAATCTTTGCCCGCGTCTATTTCCCCGTGATGCGCTCGACCTATGCGGCGGCGACGATCATCGTCTTTATGCTCAACTGGAACAACTATCTCTGGCCGCTCATCGTGCTCCAGACCAACGAGATGAAGACCATGGTGCTCACCATTTCTTCGCTCGCCTCCGCCTATACCCCCGATTTCGGAGTTGTGATGGTCGCCACCATTCTCACAACTCTGCCCACCCTCATCATCTTCTTCCTACTCCAGCGTCTCTTTGTCCAAGGCATGCTGGGCTCGGTGAAATAA
- a CDS encoding glycoside hydrolase family 2 TIM barrel-domain containing protein, whose product MRDLISFNSDWLFEGNDIVTLPHTAVELPFHYFDERSYQRGFTYEKRFTPAPEWNGREVTVHFEGAMADARVRLNGEEIAAHKDGYTPFEARLTGRMKDGENVLTVEIDGSENPAIPPFGGQIDYLTYAGIYREVWIKLTAPVSIASVKVETPDVLADVKSVLAKVVLADPQGHGVSGSLTAVLLKDGKSIAETTIEVQGECAEVRLSDLKDIALWDIEDPQLYTLRLTLETAHGSDTLDTRFGFRHAEFTTEGFHLNGRLVKIRGLNRHQSFPYVGYALGKAAQRKDADILKYDLGLNLGRTSHYPQSRHFLDRCDEIGLLVFEEIPGWQHIGDKAWQAESIENVRRMIRRDWNHPSIILWGVRINESQDNHDFYLETNRVAHELDTTRQTGGVRYITDSELLEDVYTMNDFIMGEFEMGGNRPRTALRPQREVTGLDHDVPYLITEYNGHMFPTKSHDQEQRQAEHVTRHLDVLNAAYGANGTAGAIGWCAFDYNTHKDFGSGDRICYHGVMDMFREPKFAAFAYQSQRDASEGVVMEPVTFYARGERNIHGILPLIVLTNVDEIEVRYGDFPPVRVQPDRDAYPHLPHAPVIVRPEHFGDGGLGVWGMTWEHGEIVGFKDGKEVARRRFVSDPLPTTLAVVPDATEVETGETVRVMVRLLDQAGNKLRHATDPICFEVSGPAHLFGPDLVPLRAGSTGLWLRMTGKGKVDLTVTHPILGQTTVTLQAI is encoded by the coding sequence ATGCGCGACCTGATCTCTTTCAATTCCGACTGGCTATTCGAGGGCAACGATATCGTGACCCTGCCCCATACGGCTGTGGAACTTCCGTTCCACTATTTCGACGAGCGGTCCTATCAACGCGGTTTTACCTATGAAAAGCGCTTCACCCCCGCACCCGAGTGGAACGGCCGAGAGGTAACGGTTCACTTCGAAGGCGCGATGGCCGATGCGCGCGTGCGCCTCAACGGCGAAGAAATAGCTGCGCACAAGGACGGGTATACGCCTTTCGAAGCCCGACTGACGGGCCGCATGAAGGACGGAGAAAACGTCCTCACAGTTGAAATAGACGGCAGCGAGAACCCTGCCATCCCGCCCTTTGGCGGCCAGATCGACTATCTCACCTATGCAGGGATCTATCGCGAGGTGTGGATCAAACTCACCGCTCCTGTCTCTATCGCCTCAGTCAAAGTTGAAACGCCCGACGTGCTGGCCGATGTGAAATCCGTTTTGGCCAAAGTGGTCTTGGCCGACCCGCAGGGGCACGGCGTCAGCGGGTCCTTGACCGCAGTGCTTCTCAAGGACGGCAAGAGCATTGCCGAAACCACGATCGAGGTCCAAGGCGAATGCGCCGAAGTGCGCCTCTCGGACCTTAAGGACATCGCGCTTTGGGACATCGAGGACCCGCAGCTTTATACGCTGCGCCTTACCCTCGAAACCGCCCACGGCAGCGACACGCTCGACACCCGTTTCGGGTTCCGTCATGCCGAGTTCACGACCGAAGGCTTCCATCTCAACGGACGGCTCGTCAAAATCCGCGGGCTCAACCGTCACCAATCCTTCCCCTATGTAGGCTATGCTCTGGGCAAAGCCGCTCAGCGCAAGGACGCCGATATCCTCAAATACGATCTGGGCCTCAACCTCGGACGCACCTCGCATTATCCGCAGTCGCGCCATTTTCTTGATCGCTGCGATGAAATCGGCCTTCTCGTGTTCGAAGAAATCCCCGGATGGCAGCATATCGGCGACAAGGCATGGCAGGCCGAAAGCATCGAGAACGTGCGCCGCATGATCCGCCGCGACTGGAACCATCCTTCCATCATCCTTTGGGGTGTGCGGATCAACGAAAGTCAGGACAACCACGATTTCTATTTGGAAACCAACCGCGTAGCGCATGAACTTGACACCACGCGGCAAACGGGCGGCGTGCGCTATATCACCGACAGCGAGCTTCTCGAAGACGTCTATACGATGAACGACTTCATCATGGGCGAGTTCGAGATGGGCGGCAATCGTCCCCGCACCGCGCTGCGCCCCCAGCGCGAGGTGACGGGCCTCGACCATGACGTGCCCTATCTGATCACCGAATATAATGGCCACATGTTCCCGACCAAATCCCACGATCAGGAACAGCGTCAGGCCGAACATGTCACGCGCCATCTGGACGTGCTCAACGCCGCCTACGGCGCGAATGGAACCGCCGGCGCCATCGGCTGGTGTGCCTTCGACTACAACACCCACAAGGATTTCGGATCGGGCGACCGCATCTGCTATCACGGGGTGATGGACATGTTCCGCGAACCCAAATTCGCGGCCTTCGCCTATCAATCCCAGCGGGATGCAAGCGAAGGTGTGGTGATGGAACCCGTGACCTTTTACGCCCGCGGCGAGCGCAACATCCATGGGATCCTTCCGCTGATCGTCTTGACCAACGTGGATGAAATCGAAGTCCGTTACGGCGACTTCCCGCCCGTGCGTGTTCAGCCCGACCGCGACGCTTACCCCCACCTTCCGCATGCGCCCGTGATCGTTCGCCCCGAGCATTTCGGTGACGGCGGATTGGGTGTTTGGGGCATGACGTGGGAGCACGGTGAAATCGTCGGGTTCAAGGACGGCAAAGAGGTTGCGCGGCGCAGGTTCGTCTCGGATCCGCTTCCGACGACACTGGCCGTCGTTCCCGACGCAACCGAAGTCGAAACAGGCGAAACCGTCCGCGTTATGGTGCGTCTCTTGGATCAAGCGGGCAACAAGCTCCGCCATGCAACGGACCCGATCTGTTTCGAGGTCAGCGGCCCTGCCCACCTCTTCGGCCCCGATCTGGTGCCGCTGCGCGCAGGCTCTACGGGGCTTTGGCTTCGCATGACAGGCAAGGGCAAAGTCGACCTTACTGTGACCCACCCGATCCTCGGGCAGACCACCGTCACCCTTCAGGCAATCTAA
- the ugpC gene encoding sn-glycerol-3-phosphate ABC transporter ATP-binding protein UgpC, giving the protein MSGLKLKGLRKAYGGFEVIRGVDLEIEPKEFVVFVGPSGCGKSTILRMIAGLEDISGGELFIGDRMVNDVDASKRGIAMVFQSYALYPHMTVEENMGFALKYAGESKETIKRQVAEAARILGLEALLSRRPKDLSGGQRQRVAIGRAIVRHPEVFLFDEPLSNLDAELRVQMRIEIARLHKELGTTIIYVTHDQVEAMTLADKIVVLRDGRIEQVGSPLDLYDNPKNQFVAGFIGSPKMNFLPAKIQGGRLSLVGYAGQSLPLPLLETAPLDGTEVMIGIRPEHFTKDGQAALELTVEIVENLGNETYAYARQGNAEMLTIAMQGDRSTRPGSTVSARFDPQKMFLFDTKGERIF; this is encoded by the coding sequence ATGAGCGGATTGAAACTCAAAGGACTGCGCAAAGCCTATGGCGGCTTTGAAGTCATTCGCGGCGTCGATCTTGAAATCGAACCCAAGGAATTCGTGGTCTTTGTCGGGCCTTCGGGCTGCGGCAAATCCACGATCCTGCGGATGATTGCAGGTCTCGAGGACATCTCGGGGGGCGAGCTTTTCATCGGTGATCGCATGGTCAACGATGTGGACGCGTCAAAGCGCGGCATCGCGATGGTGTTTCAATCCTATGCGCTCTATCCACATATGACCGTCGAAGAGAACATGGGCTTTGCGCTCAAATATGCGGGCGAAAGCAAAGAGACGATCAAACGCCAAGTGGCGGAAGCTGCGCGGATACTGGGGCTTGAAGCACTGTTGTCCCGTCGCCCCAAGGATCTTTCGGGTGGTCAGCGCCAGCGCGTCGCCATCGGCCGCGCCATCGTGCGTCACCCCGAGGTTTTCCTCTTTGATGAACCGCTCTCGAACCTTGATGCCGAATTGCGCGTCCAGATGCGGATCGAAATCGCGCGGCTCCACAAAGAGCTTGGCACCACCATCATCTATGTGACCCACGATCAGGTCGAAGCGATGACGCTGGCGGACAAGATCGTCGTCCTACGCGATGGCCGCATCGAACAGGTAGGAAGCCCACTCGATCTCTATGACAATCCCAAGAACCAGTTTGTTGCGGGGTTCATCGGCTCTCCAAAGATGAACTTCCTCCCCGCCAAGATCCAAGGCGGACGGCTCTCGCTTGTGGGATATGCGGGGCAATCGCTCCCGCTCCCCCTGCTCGAAACCGCACCGCTCGACGGCACAGAGGTCATGATCGGCATTCGTCCCGAGCATTTCACCAAAGACGGTCAGGCCGCTCTCGAACTCACCGTCGAAATCGTCGAGAACCTCGGCAATGAAACCTATGCTTATGCGCGGCAGGGCAACGCCGAGATGCTGACCATCGCCATGCAAGGGGACCGCTCGACCCGTCCGGGATCAACGGTTTCGGCGCGCTTCGATCCGCAAAAGATGTTCCTCTTCGACACAAAGGGCGAAAGGATCTTCTGA
- a CDS encoding nucleoside hydrolase: MSPRKIIIDTDPGQDDAVAILLALASPEDVEVLGITAVAGNVPLPLTEKNARIVCEVAGRPDVKVFAGCDAPLVRPLVTAEHVHGKTGLDGPARPDPTMPLQDQHAVDFIIETLRAQPSDTITLCPLGPLTNIATAFQKAPDIVERVHQIVLMGGGFFEGGNITPSAEFNIYVDPEAAEVVFRSGVSIVMCPLDVTHKALTDRTWIEKMESLGTLAGHMVAGWTDFFERFDVAKYGSTGAPLHDPCVIAYLIDPKLFDGRFINVEIETKSDLTLGMTVADWWRVTDRKPNALFLNSVHRDGLFDLLSERIARL; encoded by the coding sequence ATGTCCCCCCGCAAGATCATCATCGATACTGACCCCGGTCAGGACGACGCTGTTGCCATTCTTCTCGCCCTCGCGAGCCCCGAAGATGTCGAAGTCCTCGGGATCACGGCGGTTGCGGGCAACGTGCCTTTGCCGCTGACCGAAAAGAACGCGCGTATCGTTTGCGAGGTTGCGGGACGTCCCGACGTCAAGGTCTTTGCAGGCTGCGATGCCCCGCTCGTTCGCCCCTTGGTCACCGCAGAGCATGTGCACGGCAAGACAGGTCTTGATGGCCCCGCGCGCCCAGATCCGACAATGCCGCTTCAGGACCAGCATGCCGTCGACTTCATCATCGAAACGTTGCGCGCCCAGCCGAGCGACACGATTACGCTTTGCCCGCTCGGGCCTCTGACCAATATCGCCACAGCCTTCCAGAAAGCCCCCGACATTGTCGAGCGCGTGCACCAGATCGTTCTGATGGGCGGTGGGTTTTTCGAGGGCGGGAACATCACCCCTTCGGCCGAATTCAACATCTATGTCGATCCCGAAGCCGCCGAAGTGGTGTTCCGCTCGGGTGTCAGCATCGTCATGTGCCCGCTCGACGTGACCCACAAGGCGCTTACCGATCGCACATGGATCGAGAAAATGGAAAGCCTCGGCACGCTTGCGGGACATATGGTTGCAGGTTGGACCGACTTTTTCGAACGGTTCGATGTGGCAAAATACGGCTCGACGGGCGCACCGCTGCATGATCCTTGCGTGATTGCCTATCTCATCGACCCAAAGCTTTTTGACGGGCGCTTCATCAACGTCGAGATCGAGACGAAATCGGATCTGACGCTCGGCATGACCGTTGCGGACTGGTGGCGCGTGACCGACCGCAAACCGAATGCGCTCTTTCTCAATTCCGTGCACCGCGATGGGCTCTTTGATCTCTTGAGCGAGAGGATCGCGCGTCTATGA